From a region of the Salinispira pacifica genome:
- a CDS encoding TlyA family RNA methyltransferase: protein MPPSNRKPGKKRKKLLDLLVLRFPAKSREWLFARVLHGDVWVNGHREKQPGAVVPATAELYVEGLSGGEESGAALSSVTSSVTSSGTSSGTSSGTGQPEGRGNAERSVQPPITGFVSRGGAKLDSVLELAASEGFLYSDAVILDAGASTGGFSDCLLKRGARTIHAVDVGYNQLDYRLRIDPRVYVRERCNILSIPRGELRPTPDLAVADLSFRSMEGVATHILRLTSRGLLLALLKPQFELEHSDIQLPGFDGVISDEETSLQILENTFQRLAAQGVSVRNYWPSALKGGQGNQEYFALLFLKQEKG from the coding sequence ATGCCGCCATCCAACAGGAAGCCAGGAAAGAAACGGAAAAAGTTACTGGATCTTCTCGTTCTCCGGTTCCCCGCCAAAAGCAGGGAGTGGCTGTTTGCACGGGTGCTCCATGGAGATGTGTGGGTGAACGGTCATCGGGAAAAACAGCCGGGTGCCGTTGTTCCGGCGACCGCAGAGCTGTATGTGGAAGGCCTTTCCGGCGGGGAGGAATCCGGCGCCGCACTGTCTTCTGTCACCTCTTCTGTCACCTCTTCCGGCACCTCTTCCGGCACTTCTTCCGGCACCGGGCAGCCGGAAGGGAGAGGAAATGCTGAACGAAGTGTTCAGCCTCCGATAACAGGCTTCGTGAGCAGGGGCGGTGCAAAGCTGGATTCCGTTCTTGAGCTCGCCGCTTCCGAAGGATTTCTGTATTCCGATGCGGTGATTCTGGACGCCGGTGCCTCCACCGGAGGCTTCAGCGACTGTCTGCTAAAACGGGGAGCCCGGACGATCCATGCCGTTGATGTGGGGTATAATCAGCTCGATTACCGCCTGCGAATCGACCCCCGGGTTTATGTCCGTGAACGCTGCAATATTCTGTCAATTCCCCGGGGTGAACTGCGGCCCACTCCGGATCTTGCAGTGGCGGATCTCTCCTTTAGAAGCATGGAGGGGGTGGCCACCCATATTCTCCGCCTTACTTCCAGGGGCCTTCTCCTTGCCTTGCTGAAACCCCAGTTTGAGCTTGAGCACTCCGATATTCAACTCCCTGGGTTTGACGGGGTGATCTCCGATGAAGAGACCTCATTGCAGATTCTGGAAAACACCTTTCAACGACTGGCTGCACAGGGGGTGTCTGTGAGGAATTACTGGCCGTCGGCTCTGAAGGGAGGGCAGGGGAATCAGGAATATTTTGCCCTGTTGTTTCTGAAGCAGGAAAAAGGCTGA
- the der gene encoding ribosome biogenesis GTPase Der produces MTLQDKEGLIRRLDEVEKAVLPRVAIVGRPNVGKSTLFNRFIGSRKAITDPTPGVTRDPIFQRAEFDETACMLIDTGGLTESRDYLDTLITSKSLSTIEQADILVFVLDVTEVTPEDEEFINRLRQLSSRIILAVNKVDNEQREQMVWEYYRLGFDTIFPISATHGEGIDELVEELKLRIEAAEHRRINEHSLTSTEIEELRAEVRKLLQQDIEEIQAEARQEGITIDAEKLLRLDKRASQPWDISLAVLGQPNTGKSTLSNALTGTENSLVSEIAGTTRDVLEGSFAFRDKKFRLLDTAGIRRKNRVHENLEYYSVTRAISAIEQAEVVVLMIDAEKGLSEQDKKISAQVVKHGRGIILAVNKWDLLEDIPNRIQAVRDRINFLFPVLEFAPILPISAKEGSGVQELLETSLKIQRQLYTRLGTGVLNQKLRAWQEHTPPPSRKGFFWKAKYITQVSVLPMKFILFVNRRKDFPESYVGFIKNRIRKDFALGNIPIQFELRDSRRT; encoded by the coding sequence TTGACATTACAGGATAAAGAAGGTCTGATCCGGCGACTGGATGAGGTGGAGAAGGCGGTGCTGCCCCGTGTGGCAATAGTGGGCAGGCCCAATGTGGGGAAATCCACCCTGTTTAACCGCTTCATCGGCAGCCGGAAAGCAATAACCGATCCCACCCCCGGAGTCACCCGGGATCCGATTTTCCAGCGGGCTGAATTTGATGAAACTGCATGTATGCTCATCGACACCGGAGGTCTCACAGAGTCCAGGGATTATCTGGATACCCTGATCACCAGCAAGAGTCTCTCAACCATCGAACAGGCGGATATTCTGGTGTTTGTACTGGATGTCACCGAAGTGACACCCGAGGACGAGGAGTTTATCAACCGTCTGCGCCAACTTTCCAGCCGGATCATTCTTGCGGTGAACAAGGTTGATAATGAGCAGCGTGAACAGATGGTGTGGGAATATTACCGGCTGGGCTTCGACACCATTTTCCCCATTTCCGCAACCCACGGTGAAGGGATCGACGAACTGGTGGAAGAATTGAAACTCAGGATCGAAGCCGCCGAGCACAGGCGGATCAATGAGCACAGTCTCACATCAACGGAAATAGAGGAACTCAGGGCCGAAGTACGGAAACTGCTCCAGCAGGACATTGAGGAAATTCAGGCCGAAGCCCGGCAGGAGGGGATCACCATCGATGCGGAGAAGCTTCTCCGGCTGGATAAACGGGCCTCCCAGCCCTGGGATATTTCCCTGGCCGTTCTGGGGCAGCCCAACACCGGGAAAAGTACCCTCTCCAACGCCCTGACGGGAACTGAGAATTCCCTGGTATCCGAAATTGCAGGAACCACCCGGGATGTTCTCGAGGGGAGTTTCGCATTCAGGGATAAAAAATTCCGCCTGCTGGATACCGCAGGTATCCGGAGAAAAAACCGGGTCCATGAAAACCTGGAGTATTACTCGGTGACCCGCGCCATTTCCGCCATTGAACAGGCGGAGGTGGTGGTGCTGATGATCGATGCGGAAAAAGGACTTTCCGAGCAGGATAAGAAGATTTCCGCCCAGGTGGTAAAGCACGGCCGGGGAATTATTCTGGCGGTGAATAAATGGGATCTTCTGGAAGATATTCCCAACCGCATACAGGCGGTACGGGACCGGATCAATTTTCTGTTCCCCGTCCTTGAATTTGCTCCCATTCTCCCCATCTCCGCCAAGGAGGGCAGCGGAGTACAGGAACTGCTGGAGACCAGTCTGAAAATACAGCGGCAGCTCTATACCCGGCTTGGCACAGGAGTACTGAACCAGAAACTGAGGGCCTGGCAGGAGCATACTCCGCCGCCGTCACGGAAGGGGTTCTTCTGGAAGGCCAAGTATATTACCCAGGTAAGCGTGCTGCCCATGAAATTCATTCTTTTTGTGAACAGAAGGAAGGACTTTCCCGAAAGCTATGTGGGTTTTATTAAAAACCGTATCCGAAAGGATTTTGCGCTGGGAAATATACCTATACAGTTTGAGCTCAGGGACTCGCGGAGAACATGA
- a CDS encoding TIGR00282 family metallophosphoesterase, which produces MVDLHITMPSGAEYMERTILAIGDIIGKPGMRALFAMLPKMKKTYKADLTIVNGENASDGFGLTPELADTIFQSGADVITSGNHIWQQREIYRYLDEQPMMLRPANYPSGNPGHGSCIFNAGGIRLAVLNLQGRYGMWPIDCPFKKANELLRKVKSEADAVIVDFHAENPQEKEALAYHLDGKITALFGTHTHIQTADQRVLPSGTGFITDIGSTGPDQSIIGFDANIGIQRHLTDLPLRNEVSENSAVVSALVVRFDEQSPLTTTEIFPVREAAGF; this is translated from the coding sequence GTGGTAGATTTGCACATTACCATGCCTTCAGGAGCTGAATATATGGAACGCACCATTCTTGCAATAGGCGATATCATCGGGAAACCCGGCATGCGGGCATTGTTTGCCATGCTGCCCAAAATGAAAAAAACCTACAAGGCCGACCTCACAATTGTAAATGGGGAAAATGCCAGCGACGGATTCGGACTGACACCTGAATTGGCGGATACTATCTTTCAATCCGGGGCGGATGTAATTACCTCCGGAAACCATATCTGGCAGCAAAGAGAAATCTACCGCTATCTGGATGAACAACCAATGATGCTCCGTCCTGCCAATTATCCCTCCGGGAATCCCGGTCATGGAAGCTGTATTTTCAATGCCGGGGGAATCCGGCTGGCGGTATTAAATCTCCAGGGGCGATACGGAATGTGGCCCATAGATTGTCCGTTTAAAAAAGCCAACGAGCTGCTGAGAAAAGTGAAATCCGAGGCAGATGCGGTAATAGTGGATTTCCATGCCGAAAATCCACAGGAAAAAGAGGCGCTTGCCTATCATCTGGATGGAAAAATTACCGCCTTGTTCGGCACCCACACCCATATTCAGACCGCGGATCAGAGAGTCCTTCCCTCGGGGACAGGATTTATTACCGACATAGGGTCAACCGGTCCTGATCAGAGCATCATCGGCTTCGACGCCAACATCGGTATTCAGAGACACCTTACCGACCTGCCATTGAGAAATGAAGTAAGCGAAAATTCTGCGGTGGTGAGTGCCCTGGTGGTGCGCTTTGATGAACAGTCACCCCTTACCACCACGGAAATATTCCCGGTGAGAGAGGCTGCGGGGTTCTGA
- a CDS encoding sensor histidine kinase, translating to MNSRLATRFCIVLFLLQLLNIRIFSQPLISYVIHASEEAGVWQQTFNSVFLDTLRDIWPGDVNMQLHYLDTENIRNRADMQVISEYLKWDLGIEKPDVIIAALPGVIDFFIESGLYNTIDIPVIYTLATPVQLTTLQRLDDGRGKTFTFPSAFRSATRATLELTRRLLPERDKILFISGSHSTDVRFAELVESVLDVLPDEREVQWLTGLPLPQLKQRLRDADDRELAIMISYSQDNGGSSYTLVRELPGIVEESSIPIFGMYDSLADTGLVGGAMTSSRGYGKGVAELARDVVFGEAPGVSETEIAVTNIIDLQAASTHGIPKIRIPGDSRLINRPNTLFARYGLYVILVFTALVLETLLIIGLFFFIRQRNLERRLKEAALQESLANKELLIRETHHRIKNNFQVLSSLISLKFQYHQDPDVYESINDIIAKVQSISSVHEMASEYETPEGIELKPYLQPLIADLARMYNGSEKGISMDVRLSPMQVPFEYASIIGLVTVELITNSFKYAFPDTMHSDGGSPAPETGGAPHHITVVLEPSDGGLSLQVADNGIGVDDGFSIEEHGGTGLQLVKSMVEQLEGTLTVQNGAVPGGAENVKFILCIPGDFSMEQDI from the coding sequence ATGAACTCCCGACTTGCTACACGGTTTTGTATCGTACTGTTTCTTCTGCAGCTGCTGAATATCCGCATTTTTTCCCAGCCATTAATCAGCTATGTCATTCATGCATCGGAAGAGGCAGGGGTGTGGCAGCAGACGTTCAATTCGGTTTTTCTGGATACTCTCCGGGATATATGGCCCGGCGACGTGAATATGCAGCTCCATTACCTGGATACGGAAAACATCAGAAACCGTGCCGATATGCAGGTGATTTCTGAATATCTGAAATGGGATCTGGGCATTGAAAAGCCCGATGTGATTATTGCGGCTCTTCCCGGTGTAATAGATTTTTTTATTGAAAGCGGTCTGTATAATACCATCGACATTCCCGTTATCTACACTCTTGCCACTCCCGTGCAGCTGACCACTCTCCAGCGCCTGGATGACGGCAGGGGAAAAACGTTCACTTTCCCTTCGGCATTTCGTTCCGCCACCCGTGCCACCCTGGAGCTGACCCGGCGCCTTCTCCCGGAGAGAGATAAAATCCTGTTCATTTCCGGCAGCCACAGCACAGATGTACGGTTTGCCGAACTGGTGGAATCCGTGCTGGATGTGCTGCCTGACGAGCGGGAAGTCCAGTGGCTTACAGGACTTCCCCTTCCGCAACTGAAGCAGCGCCTCCGGGACGCCGATGACCGTGAACTGGCCATCATGATTTCCTATTCCCAGGATAACGGAGGCAGCAGTTATACCCTTGTACGCGAGCTGCCGGGCATTGTTGAGGAGAGTTCCATTCCCATATTCGGAATGTACGACAGTCTTGCAGATACCGGTTTAGTAGGCGGAGCCATGACCAGTTCCCGGGGCTACGGAAAGGGAGTGGCGGAATTGGCAAGGGATGTGGTTTTCGGTGAAGCTCCCGGTGTGTCGGAAACCGAAATTGCGGTGACGAATATTATTGACCTTCAGGCGGCATCCACCCACGGAATTCCGAAAATCCGAATACCCGGAGACAGCCGTCTCATAAACCGCCCCAACACTCTTTTTGCCAGATACGGCCTGTATGTTATTCTCGTGTTCACTGCTCTGGTTCTGGAAACCTTGCTGATCATCGGTTTGTTCTTTTTCATTCGTCAGCGGAATCTGGAGCGGAGATTGAAGGAGGCCGCCCTCCAGGAGTCCCTTGCCAACAAGGAATTGCTGATCCGGGAAACCCATCACCGAATTAAAAACAATTTTCAGGTCCTTTCATCACTCATCAGTCTTAAATTCCAGTATCATCAGGATCCTGATGTGTATGAGAGCATTAACGATATTATCGCAAAAGTTCAGTCCATCAGCTCCGTTCATGAAATGGCTTCAGAGTATGAAACCCCGGAGGGCATAGAACTGAAACCCTATCTCCAGCCCCTGATAGCGGATCTTGCCCGGATGTACAACGGCAGTGAAAAAGGAATTTCCATGGATGTCCGTCTTTCGCCCATGCAGGTCCCCTTTGAGTACGCCAGCATTATCGGATTGGTAACCGTGGAGCTGATTACCAATTCTTTCAAGTATGCCTTTCCTGATACCATGCATTCCGACGGGGGTTCTCCGGCGCCGGAGACCGGGGGGGCGCCCCACCACATCACAGTTGTTCTTGAACCTTCTGACGGAGGGCTTTCCCTGCAAGTTGCCGACAACGGCATTGGTGTGGACGATGGTTTTTCCATTGAAGAGCATGGGGGCACCGGACTTCAGCTTGTAAAATCCATGGTTGAACAGCTTGAGGGTACCCTTACTGTACAGAACGGCGCAGTACCCGGGGGGGCGGAAAACGTCAAATTCATTTTGTGTATTCCCGGCGATTTCAGCATGGAGCAGGACATCTGA
- the ptsP gene encoding phosphoenolpyruvate--protein phosphotransferase: MKELRGISASPGISQCSVLVLQDDQSEIPRYDIDEDMVSREYERFSQAVQAAIEEIEQIKNQGDSPLQPNERQMLDTHMLMLNDPDLGNKVQAGLYEQLTNVEYVLFDLMQDLVKKLEAVKDDYIRERTADLHDVSKRIINNLLSDERIDLSTLNDDVILVCHDLMPSDAIAMDKLRVKGIAMDGGGKTSHTAIIARAFEIPAVLGLGDITQRVKTGDFIVMDGYKGIVYLEPDEQTLDSYSRKQQAVQKREIQLMRLNELPAETRDGKMLSLKANIEIPEEVDAVESHGADGIGLYRSEFLFMKSSTLPDEEEQYDAYSRVISAMKRRPVTIRTLDLGGDKLMHSMNLHGGVEKNPILGWRAIRFCLSHVDIFRTQLRALLRASVHGNLRIMFPLISGVQELKEALAIFQAVKLELQQENIPIAENIPAGIMIEVPSAAMTSDLLAKRSNFFSIGTNDLIQYTLAVDRGNEHVAYLYDPLHPGIIRSLKMIIDNAHKAGISAGMCGEMAGDPLYTLILLGLGLDEFSMSSFGIPQIKQIIRSTSILEAEEFVGRVLEMDSPDAIVDFVSTTMEDKFDITG, encoded by the coding sequence ATGAAGGAACTCCGGGGAATTTCAGCCAGTCCAGGTATATCTCAATGTTCGGTTCTGGTTCTTCAGGATGATCAAAGTGAAATTCCCCGCTACGATATCGATGAAGATATGGTCAGCCGGGAGTATGAACGGTTCAGTCAGGCAGTCCAGGCGGCCATTGAAGAAATAGAGCAGATTAAAAACCAGGGCGATTCACCCCTTCAGCCCAACGAGCGTCAGATGCTGGATACCCACATGCTCATGCTGAACGACCCCGATCTGGGAAACAAGGTTCAGGCGGGGCTGTATGAACAGCTCACCAACGTGGAGTATGTGCTGTTTGACCTCATGCAGGATCTGGTGAAGAAGCTGGAAGCGGTAAAGGATGACTACATCCGGGAACGCACCGCAGACCTCCATGATGTGAGCAAGAGAATCATCAATAATCTCCTTTCAGATGAGCGTATAGATTTATCCACCCTGAATGATGATGTGATTCTGGTGTGCCATGATCTTATGCCCAGCGATGCCATTGCCATGGACAAGCTGCGGGTGAAAGGCATTGCCATGGACGGAGGCGGAAAAACCTCCCACACCGCCATCATCGCCCGGGCTTTTGAGATACCTGCCGTGCTGGGTCTGGGGGATATTACACAGCGGGTGAAAACAGGGGATTTCATTGTAATGGACGGATACAAGGGGATTGTGTATCTGGAACCTGATGAACAGACCCTGGACAGCTATTCGCGAAAGCAGCAGGCCGTTCAAAAGCGGGAAATTCAGCTCATGCGTCTTAACGAACTTCCGGCGGAAACCAGAGACGGAAAGATGCTCAGCCTGAAAGCCAATATTGAAATTCCCGAAGAGGTGGATGCCGTGGAGAGCCATGGTGCGGACGGGATCGGTCTCTACCGTTCCGAGTTTCTGTTCATGAAGTCCTCCACTCTGCCGGATGAAGAGGAGCAGTACGACGCCTACAGCAGGGTGATTTCCGCCATGAAACGCCGCCCGGTAACCATCAGAACCCTGGATCTTGGGGGCGACAAGCTGATGCACAGCATGAACCTCCACGGAGGGGTGGAGAAAAACCCCATTCTGGGCTGGCGGGCTATCCGCTTTTGTCTCTCCCACGTGGATATTTTCCGCACCCAGCTGCGGGCTTTGTTGAGAGCCAGCGTACACGGAAATCTGCGGATCATGTTTCCCCTGATCTCCGGAGTCCAGGAGCTGAAAGAAGCCCTGGCCATTTTTCAGGCGGTCAAGCTTGAACTTCAGCAGGAGAATATTCCCATTGCGGAAAATATCCCCGCAGGAATCATGATAGAGGTCCCCAGTGCAGCCATGACCTCGGATTTGCTTGCCAAACGCAGTAATTTTTTCTCCATAGGAACAAATGACCTGATTCAGTACACTCTGGCAGTTGACCGGGGTAACGAACATGTGGCATATCTCTATGACCCTCTTCATCCCGGTATTATCCGGAGTTTGAAGATGATCATCGACAATGCCCACAAGGCGGGAATTTCCGCCGGCATGTGCGGTGAAATGGCAGGGGATCCCCTCTATACCCTCATTCTTCTCGGTCTCGGACTGGATGAGTTCAGCATGAGCTCATTCGGCATCCCCCAGATCAAACAGATTATCCGGTCCACATCCATTCTTGAAGCCGAGGAATTTGTAGGGAGGGTACTGGAGATGGATTCCCCCGATGCCATCGTGGACTTTGTGTCCACCACCATGGAGGATAAATTTGACATTACAGGATAA
- a CDS encoding GerMN domain-containing protein, with protein sequence MTKQDKKRKTSLGVLFWIAAILLILVVFLFNRSNIEQVMESTGLVEVINQRIGMDGDAPADESFGEEETDSTDEQASQEGVQEDNSSQDAAEDGPSQSDAPSENSSDAGSDSSSGSESDGQGNEESGDKESGAESEQDRETAPDRSEESARENAENGENRETEDGAEPDVQTKVREYSIFMVHINDAGDISVQPENMEVEFATSPLTRTLETLFEQPQEKAGGSIRNLIPSRSRIHRVWVEDGIAYIDVNESFRFNPIGMEGHRLQLAQLINTATQFPTVDGIRILIDGESYDFLGGEGTYIGKALYPGDYP encoded by the coding sequence ATGACAAAACAAGATAAAAAACGCAAAACATCCCTGGGCGTACTCTTCTGGATCGCCGCCATCCTTCTCATCCTTGTGGTCTTTCTCTTCAACCGAAGCAACATTGAACAGGTGATGGAGAGCACCGGCCTTGTGGAAGTGATCAACCAGCGGATTGGTATGGACGGGGATGCTCCTGCTGATGAGAGTTTCGGGGAAGAAGAAACCGATTCCACCGATGAACAGGCTTCACAGGAAGGCGTTCAGGAAGACAACAGCTCACAGGATGCAGCCGAAGACGGCCCGTCCCAATCTGATGCACCTTCCGAAAATTCTTCCGACGCAGGTTCTGATTCCTCATCGGGTTCAGAATCTGATGGACAGGGAAATGAAGAATCCGGGGATAAAGAATCCGGAGCGGAATCGGAACAGGACAGGGAAACTGCCCCGGACCGCAGCGAAGAGAGTGCCCGTGAGAATGCTGAGAACGGGGAAAACAGAGAAACCGAAGATGGAGCCGAGCCGGATGTGCAGACCAAGGTGAGAGAATACTCCATATTCATGGTGCATATAAATGATGCCGGAGACATCAGTGTTCAGCCTGAGAACATGGAGGTGGAGTTTGCCACCAGCCCGCTTACCCGCACCCTGGAGACCCTGTTTGAGCAGCCCCAGGAGAAGGCCGGCGGGTCGATACGAAACCTTATTCCTTCCCGCAGCAGAATTCACCGGGTATGGGTTGAAGACGGCATCGCATATATCGATGTGAATGAATCGTTCCGCTTTAATCCCATTGGTATGGAAGGGCACAGACTCCAGCTTGCCCAGCTGATAAACACTGCCACCCAGTTTCCCACAGTAGACGGCATCCGCATACTTATTGACGGAGAGAGCTACGACTTTCTGGGGGGAGAGGGAACGTATATCGGGAAAGCACTGTATCCCGGGGATTACCCCTGA
- the ltrA gene encoding group II intron reverse transcriptase/maturase, translating to MQTQGNRKIWYSLYGRMLERPRLEAAFRKVKAANGAPGVDGVSVKAFADRLAEQLDVLVKELKDKSYRPLPVLRVEIPKDGGGVRKLGIPSVRDRVVQQALLDILNPIFDPDFHPSSYGYRPGRSAHQAIDKASTFMRRYELEWVVDMDLSKCFDTLKHDFLLTQVRKRVADGSILNLIRLFLESGVMTDAGEENTEEGSPQGGVISPLLANIYLDFFDQWSMARGYRIVRYADDILIFASSQKGAERRLAAATHFLEEEMGLAVNREKTHITNLYEGVRYLGVVISRHHTRIQEKKVKAFKDKVRKLTRRNSGRPLGSTIYELNPVLRGFANYFRIANCTKVFRELMSWVRRRLRAIQLRLWKRSSRLHRRLRQLGFQGEFKHIKMSSWRSAKSPLAAMALQNKHFEEMNLFSLDKVQVAISVRQLAG from the coding sequence TCAAAGCCTTTGCCGACCGTCTGGCGGAGCAACTCGATGTACTTGTGAAGGAATTGAAGGACAAGAGCTACCGACCGCTTCCAGTCTTGAGGGTGGAAATACCCAAAGACGGGGGAGGAGTAAGGAAACTCGGGATACCTTCGGTTCGCGACCGGGTAGTCCAGCAAGCCTTACTGGACATTCTAAACCCAATATTTGACCCGGACTTTCATCCGTCCAGTTACGGATACCGACCGGGCAGAAGCGCACATCAGGCAATTGATAAGGCATCTACGTTCATGCGCAGGTATGAATTGGAATGGGTAGTGGATATGGACTTGTCGAAGTGTTTTGACACACTGAAGCATGACTTTTTACTGACTCAAGTACGAAAACGAGTTGCCGATGGAAGCATCTTGAATCTCATACGCCTCTTTCTTGAAAGTGGTGTGATGACGGATGCTGGTGAAGAGAACACTGAAGAAGGGAGTCCCCAGGGCGGGGTGATTAGTCCGCTTCTCGCGAACATCTACCTCGACTTCTTTGACCAGTGGAGCATGGCACGAGGGTATCGCATAGTTCGCTATGCCGACGATATCCTCATCTTTGCTTCATCACAAAAAGGTGCGGAACGTCGGCTTGCAGCTGCAACGCATTTTCTGGAAGAAGAAATGGGACTGGCTGTGAATCGTGAGAAAACTCACATTACAAACCTGTATGAGGGGGTGCGCTACCTTGGAGTAGTAATCTCTCGTCACCACACCCGGATTCAGGAAAAGAAGGTGAAAGCCTTCAAGGACAAGGTCAGGAAACTGACCCGACGCAACAGCGGGAGACCGCTGGGATCGACAATTTACGAACTCAATCCAGTACTACGCGGGTTTGCTAACTATTTCAGGATAGCAAATTGTACGAAGGTATTCAGGGAGCTGATGAGCTGGGTACGCAGGCGATTGCGGGCTATTCAGTTGCGACTTTGGAAACGCTCTTCCCGGCTGCACCGCCGATTGCGGCAGCTGGGATTTCAAGGCGAATTCAAACACATCAAGATGAGTTCGTGGAGATCGGCTAAAAGTCCGCTTGCAGCCATGGCGCTGCAAAACAAGCACTTTGAAGAGATGAATCTGTTTTCTCTCGACAAGGTACAGGTCGCAATTTCTGTCCGGCAGCTTGCTGGATAA
- a CDS encoding Pheromone cAD1 precursor lipoprotein Cad — protein MRSFYKILSVTVLALFSIALIGCGNSTSYTDGVYFAMEDGYSDSGWRYNVTLVVEDGEFTDVTWNGSNINGGTDKISLSEDGGYPMVERGGAMADWHVQSAAVEEYFLENQSTEQPDAISAATIHYDEFYALVNKALENGPTGYGPYEDGNYTASADEFGNGWKYFVDITVISGYVTSAHWDAIPEEEGTNKAQRSRDGEYGMVENGGAMAPWWEQARAVEEAFIESQSVDAPDSISGATIGLDTFYDLAAAALEGAER, from the coding sequence ATGAGATCTTTTTACAAAATCCTCAGCGTAACCGTACTGGCGCTTTTCAGCATCGCCCTGATCGGATGCGGAAACAGTACATCATATACTGACGGAGTATATTTTGCCATGGAAGATGGCTATTCTGACAGCGGCTGGCGCTACAACGTGACCCTGGTGGTTGAAGACGGGGAGTTCACCGATGTGACCTGGAACGGTTCAAATATCAACGGCGGCACCGATAAAATTTCTCTTTCAGAAGACGGCGGCTACCCCATGGTTGAGCGGGGCGGCGCAATGGCAGACTGGCACGTACAGTCAGCAGCCGTGGAAGAATATTTTCTGGAAAACCAGTCCACAGAGCAACCCGATGCCATCAGCGCCGCGACCATTCATTACGATGAATTCTATGCCCTGGTGAACAAGGCGCTTGAAAACGGTCCCACAGGATACGGCCCCTACGAAGACGGCAATTACACCGCCAGCGCAGATGAATTCGGCAATGGCTGGAAGTATTTCGTGGATATCACCGTTATTTCAGGTTATGTAACCTCAGCACACTGGGACGCCATCCCCGAAGAAGAGGGAACCAACAAGGCTCAGCGTTCACGGGACGGTGAATACGGAATGGTTGAAAACGGCGGTGCAATGGCTCCCTGGTGGGAACAGGCCCGTGCAGTGGAAGAAGCATTCATCGAAAGCCAGAGCGTAGATGCCCCCGATTCCATCTCCGGCGCAACCATCGGCCTGGATACATTCTATGACCTTGCCGCAGCAGCCCTGGAAGGCGCAGAGCGCTAA